The Hemiscyllium ocellatum isolate sHemOce1 chromosome 22, sHemOce1.pat.X.cur, whole genome shotgun sequence genome includes a region encoding these proteins:
- the pprc1 gene encoding peroxisome proliferator-activated receptor gamma coactivator-related protein 1 — protein sequence MAAPWAAGARSRVRDRRWRLRDTDLITGGVSKLEPGPQGQNLEDYHLPSSLLTVADSDLGGISGSFPGCIDQSIISIIEATAQTENKLFLDEESEASLLTALTEILDSVDDENPSPFDCIPDSELFAPPKDDQECLLVGHQSCATFPDLGKEPFGHVVPTAPRDLNAQWRSEKLMNRSFGEETSKQRSDGEEEEEEDLISNCQGVSELGPGDSLDLQLGEQLDAVGLENNVTLVLESSSPCAHDVPMSDQVKDVRLHCLPNGVMCLGTDIELADSMIELEVHVVQENEVQDLELPIVLCANSEHLLQMIGENDVESVLAKDPGPESPPQTLKQQEISPPSPVTVPSERLRKTSGSDEILIPVQLDRAETSCEHHSLETQVQAAEDQEHSIKVQQKQESQFLTQQTEQDVRRIKTRDVTARRESSQVTAFSKGAKEPHNPSPCESEPALGGCSIRQSVEPQPGHGVTLANEAIHPQQSVDNEPVPVSQCPKSDLISQHPGSTSSTISPLSTCDVQSPAVLETTTNESKLRSISLQQYRLRLQQRKRDGVLSVPEKPKLGTDTNSKSAWPVVPIQSIVQGELSILPLEPAGHVVRRQASPAQVPLLHLRDSPQGQAAPIQVLSKDKHTPFTHQAIPPTAKLPTCSVTPSSVALPAGHLAPPSVGHLTPPSLPPSTPLSPPTCHLPPPPVALPSHHLPPPPVVLTPHHLPPPPVALPPHHLPPPPVAMPPHHLPPPPVAMPPHHLPPPPMAMLPPHLPPPPVAIPPHHLPPPPVAVSNHHLPPPYLCSPPMALPTHHLPPPPVALPTLSPPSHPLTQTPSACHLAKPFIVPSNHCLTLPTVPPPFPPLVPPPLTPHAPPQARPTSNALSAPPPGQAPPILVQSVPAQAPLTVQSPPTLLAKPPPAQALAAPALAPATTTLTIPAQAPAAPSLAPPAQAPAAPSLAPPAQAPAAPSLAPPAQAPAAPSLAPPAQAPAAPSPAPPAQAPAAPSPAPPAQAPAAPSLAPPAQAPAVPSPAPPAQAPAAPSPAPPAQAPAAPSPAAPSQAPAAPSQAPAAPSQAPSAQAPAPPAQAPAAPSQAPPAQAQAPAPPAQAPAPPAQAPAAPSPAPPAQAPAAPSPAPPAQAPAAPSPAPPAQAPAAPSPAAPSQAPAAPSQAPSAQAPAPPAQAPAAPSQAPPAQAQAPAPPAQAPAPPAQAPAPPAQAPAPPAQAPAAPSQAPPAQAPPAQVPAAPAQAPPAQAPSPAPPAQAPAAPSPAPPAQAPAAPSPAPPAQAPAAPSPAPPAQAPAAPSPAPPAQAPAAPSPAPPAQAPAAPSPAHPAQAPSTVAAPTSATASPTLSLPGLVPAPLPQAPVAPTLPEPPAAHPAWALAAPAVAPPALAPLHAAPPAPVLATQCSFTQQLSNDTPNRIRQKVVPPVLPGSLKPLNKTSILALQPQQVPTTSVHKALIPPARTPPPSTLMSGDSECPSLLPVIGPHDAASEEDIPRCQNDLLPESVQRTTMETMLTTSPSVPLSEPPPVQQLQSSTATQAYEGVDQGNLKAGIEAADLMSLLEQFEVTEVSEESPGNSSGSEVPEEWKLLDHIFGAELASTAGLTPPATPPHQIWKSLPPPVCFLGKRKLQQTAEGFEGSPVRTAKLIDPKPMAQNNRTKCSSLQPSVEPPLTAANGFGDHIYCLPRVSTQSSSCNIYPPAVSQPDVACRWNIKRQANITIKPITFLNRQRRSPTHQARTGDQQRGAGPGIERNTSDSQKTLPGVQVSSNMLPNGTGSEKPSRSFSSAVDQRNIGGDTAEGNCCVIVAPSPNGETEGSKPFDSSHCSRRTRTSPCYRHQRYLSSSSSTSCSRSRSRSHSPTRKRRRYGRRRSRHSRHSSRSDSRSSSRSRSCSRSNSRSDSGSRSRSRSSRRRSVHMSYYADTYDVFPEEPRCQYSRAHSRRINQRRELAIEERRVVYVGKIRNGMLREELRRRFEVFGEIEDCNIYFRSEGDNYGFVTYRYTCDAFAAIENGQTLRKPDELPFDLCFGGRRQFCKTNYADLDSSHADYSSYSTKSKFDSLDFDTLLKQAKRSLRR from the exons GGTCAGAATCTCGAGGATTACCATTTACCTTCCAGCCTTCTCACCGTTGCAGATTCAGATCTAGGAGGGATTTCAGGAAGTTTTCCTGGCTGCATTGATCAGTCTATAATCTCCATAATTGAAGCTACAGCACAAACAGAG AATAAGCTGTTTCTAGATGAGGAAAGTGAAGCATCACTACTAACAGCCTTGACCGAGATACTGGATAGTGTTGATGATGAAAATCCCTCTCCATTTGATTGCATTCCTGACTCTGAGCTATTTGCCCCACCAAAGGATGATCAAGAGTGCCTTCTG GTTGGACATCAGTCTTGTGCCACGTTTCCAGATTTAGGAAAAGAACCTTTTGGACACGTGGTGCCAACTGCTCCAAGGGATCTGAATGCCCAGTGGAGATCAGAGAAGCTGATGAATAGAAGTTTTGGAGAGGAGACTTCAAAGCAACGTAGTGATGGcgaggaagaggaggaagaggatCTGATCAGTAATTGTCAGGGTGTATCAGAGTTGGGACCCGGTGACTCATTGGACTTGCAGTTGGGTGAACAGCTTGACGCAGTAGGGTTGGAGAACAACGTAACACTGGTACTTGAAAGCAGTTCACCATGTGCACACGATGTTCCGATGTCTGACCAAGTCAAGGATGTTCGTCTCCACTGTTTGCCCAATGGAGTGATGTGTCTGGGGACAGACATTGAGCTAGCAGACAGCATGATTGAACTGGAGGTTCATGTGGTCCAGGAGAATGAAGTACAGGATCTGGAGTTACCGATAGTGCTGTGTGCGAATAGTGAGCACCTACTGCAGATGATAGGAGAGAATGACGTGGAGTCTGTGCTAGCTAAAGACCCTGGTCCAGAGAGCCCGCCACAAACCTTAAAGCAACAGGAAATCTCTCCACCCTCCCCAGTCACAGTACCAAGTGAACGGTTGAGAAAAACATCAGGATCTGATGAAATTCTAATTCCTGTGCAGCTGGACCGTGCTGAAACATCATGTGAACATCACAGTcttgagacccaggttcaagcaGCAGAAGATCAGGAACACTCCATCAAAGTCCAACAGAAACAGGAGTCTCAATTTCTAACCCAACAAACAGAACAAGATGTGAGGAGAATCAAAACTAGAGACGTTACTGCCAGGAGGGAGAGCAGCCAAGTCACCGCATTTAGCAAGGGTGCAAAAGAGCCACATAATCCATCACCATGTGAGAGCGAGCCTGCACTGGGAGGTTGCAGCATTCGCCAGTCAGTCGAGCCTCAGCCTGGGCATGGAGTCACACTTGCAAATGAGGCCATACACCCTCAACAAAGTGTAGACAATGAGCCTGTTCCGGTATCCCAGTGCCCTAAGTCAGACCTGATAAGTCAGCATCCTGGGTCTACTTCATCCACAATATCACCATTGTCTACTTGTGATGTGCAGTCTCCTGCTGTTCTTGAAACAACCACCAATGAATCCAAACTGCGATCAATCAGCCTCCAACAGTATCGGCTGCGACTCCAACAACGAAAACGAGATGGTGTCCTCTCAGTGCCTGAGAAACCAAAACTTGGTACTGATACTAACAGCAAGAGTGCCTGGCCTGTTGTCcccattcagtccattgtccAGGGGGAGCTCAGTATTTTGCCATTAGAACCTGCTGGACATGTGGTCAGAAGGCAGGCCTCTCCTgctcaggtccctctgctccaccTGCGGGACTCACCTCAAGGACAAGCTGCTCCCATCCAGGTCCTATCCAAAGATAAGCATACCCCATTCACCCATCAAGCAATCCCACCTACTGCAAAACTGCCTACTTGCTCTGTAACTCCATCCTCTGTGGCACTACCTGCCGGCCACCTGGCTCCACCATCTGTGGGACATCTGACTCCACCCAGTCTGCCCCCATCTACCCCTCTGTCACCACCCACCTGTCACCTACCTCCACCACCTGTGGCCTTGCCCTCCCACCACCTGCCACCACCACCTGTGGTCCTGACACCTCAccacctgcccccaccccctgtgGCCCTGCCCCCCCAtcacctgcccccaccccctgtgGCCATGCCTCCCCAtcacctgcccccaccccctgtaGCCATGCCTCCCCAtcacctgcccccaccccctatGGCCATGCTGCCCCCTCACCTGCCCCCACCACCTGTGGCCATCCCTCCTCAccacctgcccccacccccagtgGCTGTGTCCAACCACCACCTGCCCCCACCGTATCTGTGCTCACCCCCTATGGCCCTGCCCACCCATCATCTGCCCCCACCTCCTGTGGCCCTGCCCACACTATcaccacccagccaccccctgacCCAAACGCCATCTGCTTGTCATTTGGCCAAACCTTTTATTGTACCATCCAACCACTGCCTGACTCTTCCCACTGTGCCCCCACCATTCCCACCATTGGTCCCACCCCCTTTGACCCCTCATGCTCCTCCTCAGGCACGACCCACTTCTAATGCATTATCTGCTCCACCACCTGGTCAGGCTCCACCCATTCTTGTCCAGTCCGTGCCTGCTCAGGCTCCACTGACTGTCCAGTCTCCACCTACTCTCCTGGCCAAACCACCACCTGCTCAGGCTCTGGCCGCACCGGCTCTGGCCCCAGCCACAACCACTTTGACCATTCCTGCCCAGGCCCCGGCCGCCCCCTCCCTGGCCCCTCCTGCGCAGGCCCCGGCCGCCCCCTCCCTGGCCCCTCCTGCGCAGGCCCCGGCCGCCCCCTCCCTGGCCCCTCCTGCGCAGGCCCCGGCCGCCCCCTCCCTGGCCCCTCCTGCCCAGGCCCCGGCCGCCCCCTCCCCGGCCCCTCCTGCCCAGGCCCCAGCCGCCCCCTCCCCGGCCCCTCCTGCCCAGGCCCCGGCCGCCCCCTCCCTGGCCCCTCCTGCCCAGGCCCCGGCCGTCCCCTCCCCGGCCCCTCCTGCCCAGGCCCCGGCCGCCCCCTCCCCGGCCCCTCCTGCCCAGGCCCCGGCCGCCCCCTCCCCGGCCGCCCCCTCCCAGGCCCCGGCCGCCCCCTCCCAGGCCCCGGCCGCCCCCTCCCAGGCCCCTTCTGCCCAGGCCCCGGCCCCTCCTGCCCAGGCCCCGGCCGCCCCCTCCCAGGCCCCTCCTGCCCAGGCCCAGGCCCCGGCCCCTCCTGCCCAGGCCCCGGCCCCTCCTGCCCAGGCCCCGGCCGCCCCCTCCCCGGCCCCTCCTGCCCAGGCCCCGGCCGCCCCCTCCCCGGCCCCTCCTGCCCAGGCCCCGGCCGCCCCCTCCCCGGCCCCTCCTGCCCAGGCCCCGGCCGCCCCCTCCCCGGCCGCCCCCTCCCAGGCCCCGGCCGCCCCCTCCCAGGCCCCTTCTGCCCAGGCCCCGGCCCCTCCTGCCCAGGCCCCGGCCGCCCCCTCCCAGGCCCCTCCTGCCCAGGCCCAGGCCCCGGCCCCTCCTGCCCAGGCCCCGGCCCCTCCTGCCCAGGCCCCGGCCCCTCCTGCCCAGGCCCCGGCCCCTCCTGCCCAGGCCCCGGCCGCCCCCTCCCAGGCCCCTCCCGCCCAGGCCCCTCCTGCCCAGGTCCCAGCCGCCCCTGCCCAGGCCCCTCCTGCTCAGGCCCCCTCCCCGGCCCCTCCTGCCCAGGCCCCGGCCGCCCCCTCCCCGGCCCCTCCTGCCCAGGCCCCGGCCGCCCCCTCCCCGGCCCCTCCTGCCCAGGCCCCGGCCGCCCCCTCCCCGGCCCCTCCTGCCCAGGCCCCGGCCGCCCCCTCCCCGGCCCCTCCTGCCCAGGCCCCGGCCGCCCCCTCCCCGGCCCCTCCTGCCCAGGCCCCGGCCGCCCCCTCCCCGGCCCATCCTGCCCAGGCCCCTTCCACTGTGGCTGCTCCTACTTCGGCCACCGCGTCACCCACTCTGTCCCTTCCTGGTCTGGTCCCGGCCCCCCTTCCTCAGGCTCCAGTGGCTCCCACTCTGCCCGAACCCCCTGCGGCCCATCCTGCATGGGCCCTAGCTGCACCCGCTGTGGCCCCTCCTGCTTTGGCTCCTCTCCACGCAGCCCCTCCTGCTCCGGTCCTAGCCACCCAATGCAGTTTCACGCAACAACTGTCAAATGACACTCCAAACAGGATAAGGCAGAAAGTAGTACCTCCAGTTCTCCCAGGGAGCTTGAAACCTCTAAACAAAACCTCAATCTTGGCCCTACAGCCTCAGCAAGTCCCGACCACATCAGTCCACAAAGccctcatcccacctgccagaactcCTCCACCATCAACTCTAATGTCAGGGGATTCAGAGTGCCCATCACTGCTGCCTGTGATCGGGCCTCATGATGCTGCTTCAGAGGAGGATATTCCACGCTGTCAGAATGACTTGCTGCCTGAATCTGTCCAGAGAACTACAATGGAGACTATGCTCACAACATCTCCATCAGTCCCACTCTCTGAGCCTCCTCCAGTGCAGCAACTTCAATCATCCACGGCAACCCAGGCATATGAAGGAGTTGATCAGGGCAACCTTAAAG CAGGAATTGAGGCAGCCGACCTGATGAGTTTATTGGAACAGTTTGAAGTCACTGAGG tGTCAGAAGAATCACCTGGGAACAGCAGTGG GTCAGAGGTTCCTGAGGAGTGGAAACTGTTAGATCACATATTTGGAGCAGAATTGGCAAGTACAGCAG GTTTGACGCCTCCAGCAACTCCTCCGCATCAGATATGGAAATCACTACCACCACCAGTGTGCTTTCTGGGCAAACGAAAGTTGCAGCAAACAGCTGAGGGCTTTGAAGGCTCTCCAGTTAGGACTGCGAAGCTGATTGATCCAAAGCCTATGGCACAGAATAACCGGACAAAGTGTTCAAGCCTGCAGCCTTCAGTTGAGCCCCCGCTCACTGCTGCCAATGGCTTTGGGGATCACATATATTGTTTGCCAAGAGTCAGCACCCAGTCGTCATCATGCAACATCTATCCACCGGCTGTGAGCCAGCCAGATGTTGCTTGCCGCTGGAATATCAAGCGCCAAGCTAACATTACCATTAAACCCATTACCTTCCTGAATCGTCAACGCCGAAGCCCAACTCATCAGGCCCGGACAGGGGACCAGCAGCGAGGAGCTGGCCCTGGTATTGAAAGGAACACGTCAGATTCCCAGAAGACATTGCCGGGAGTTCAGGTGTCCTCCAACATGCTTCCCAATGGAACAGGAAGCGAGAAACCCAGTAGGAGCTTCTCATCAGCAGTGGACCAAAGAAACATTGGAGGCGACACTGCAGAGGGAAACTGTTGTGTAATTGTAGCTCCCTCTCCAAATGGAGAGACTGAGGGGAGCAAACCTTTTGATTcttcccattgttcaagaaggactCGGACCTCCCCGTGCTATAGGCACCAGCGGTATCTTAGCTCCTCAAGTTCCACATCCTGCTCCCGCTCTCGGTCCCGGTCCCATTCTCCTACACGGAAAAGGAGACG ATATGGCAGGAGACGATCTCGTCATTCTCGACACAGTTCACGATCAGATTCCAGATCGAGCTCACGTTCCAGGTCATGTTCCAGATCAAATTCAAGATCTGACTCTGGATCTAGATCCAGATCACGATCATCACGAAGACGCAGTGTTCATATGAG TTATTACGCAGATACTTACGACGTGTTTCCTGAGGAACCGAGATGTCAGTACTCGAGAGCTCACTCACGCAGAATTAATCAGCGACGGGAACTTGCTATA GAAGAACGGCGAGTTGTTTATGTTGGGAAAATCCGGAATGGGATGTTGCGTGAGGAATTGAGGAGGCGATTCGAAGTGtttggagaaattgaggattgcaACATTTATTTTAGGAGTGAAGG AGATAACTATGGTTTTGTCACGTACCGTTACACATGCGATGCATTTGCTGCTATTGAGAATGGACAGACGTTGCGTAAACCTGACGAACTGCCCTTTGACCTCTGTTTTGGTGGCCGGCGGCAGTTTTGTAAAACCAATTATGCAGATCTAG ATTCCAGTCATGCAGACTACAGTTCTTATTCAACCAAAAGCAAGTTTGACTCTTTAGACTTTGACACTTTATTAAAACAGGCCAAACGGAGTCTTCGGAGGTGA